The genomic region GATGAAGCTCCCAATGAACCTGGCGCACGTAGTCTGTTGTGCTGACCGTGAGTCGCACCACCTACACCACCAAATCCGTGACGCTTCATTACACCTTGGAAACCTTTACCTTTTGAAGTACCAACTACATCAACGTACTCGCCTTCTTCAAATAAAGTAACATCCACGATGTCACCTAGTTGCTTCTCATCTTCGAAAGTTTTGAACTCAACTAGTTTACGCTTAGGACTAACCCCTGCCTTTGCAAAGTGTCCTTTTAGAGGAGCCGATGTGTTCTTTTCCTTAGCTTCATCAAAACCAAGTTGAACTGCTGAATAGCCATCTTTCTCTACCGTACGTATCTGCGTAACCACGCACGGCCCAGCCTCGATTACTGTACAAGGGATGTTTTTCCCTTCAGTGTTGAACAGGCTGGTCATTCCTACTTTTTTACCAATAATTCCTGACATGTTATAAATTAATTAATTAATCGTCCATCGAAGCAGTAGGGCTTCGCTCAAGACACAATCCCCCCTAAAGGGATTGCAAAATTACAAACTATTTTATAACTATCAAATAATAAGTGAATTATTTTTTTTTATTCCGAATGACCAGTCTATCCTTTGCTTAGAAATTTATTCTTTGATTAAAGGTTCGCCAGCGAGTAAGCGTTGGTATCTTACTAATGCCTCTACATAATAATAGTCCGCATAGGTTAAAGGAACATCAATTTCAGAATTCAATGGTAATGCTCCTACGCTGTGTTTCAAGATAAAGCCGCCATTTTCACCTTGTTTAGCAAAATAGGTGTCTGAAGATAGATTCTTCAGCATGGTCTCCGCTTTTTTAAAGTAATTTGTTGATTCTTTTCCCTTGGTATAGGATGAGAGTTCCATCAAAGCAGAGGCGAATAGAGCTCCTGCCGAGACGTCGCGCAAATCCCTTTGGCTATAGATTTTACTATCAGCAGGAACTTTATCATAATCGTAATCCCATACCGGAATCAGGTCCGCAGGCATATTCTTATGGTTCAAGATATATTTGGCAACCTTACGTGCTTGGTTTAAATATGCTTTGTCCTTTGTTTCTCTGTACATCATCGTATAACCATACAATGCCCAAGCCTGCCCTCTAGCCCATGCTGACTCATCGGAAAAACCCTGATGTGTTTTCTTAGCGATGACAGCACCGGTTTCTGGATCGTAATCAATCACGTGGTAAGAGCTATTGTCTTTACGGAAGTGATTTTTTATTGTTGTGTTAGCATGCTTCTTAGAAATGTCCGCATATTTCTTATTGCCCGTCATTTTAGACACTTGCATTAAGAACTCCAGATTCATCATGTTGTCAATAATCACTGGAAACTTCCATTTGCCATGATCCCATGAACGAATCGCCTGTGTCTTGGGACTATATCTAGATGTCAAAGATTCAGCGCCCGTGGCCAAGATTGGTTTAAACTGTGTACTATCTCCCGTCAAACGTAAAGCATTA from Sphingobacterium sp. BN32 harbors:
- the rplC gene encoding 50S ribosomal protein L3 is translated as MSGIIGKKVGMTSLFNTEGKNIPCTVIEAGPCVVTQIRTVEKDGYSAVQLGFDEAKEKNTSAPLKGHFAKAGVSPKRKLVEFKTFEDEKQLGDIVDVTLFEEGEYVDVVGTSKGKGFQGVMKRHGFGGVGGATHGQHNRLRAPGSLGASSWPSRVFKGMRMAGRTGGERVKVQNLQVLKVYPEQNLIVVSGSIPGAKGSFVIVDK
- a CDS encoding glycoside hydrolase family 88 protein, translated to MNTKTLLFSSVFFMLTTGSLMGQAKKDLALDKSFIDGQLAASAKQIKVLAAATPEDQFPKTFEKGAHVFSGSRWWCSGFYPGTLLLLSEGTGDKELLNLALAKLKHLEKEQYNKGTHDLGFMLYCSFGNALRLTGDSTQFKPILATGAESLTSRYSPKTQAIRSWDHGKWKFPVIIDNMMNLEFLMQVSKMTGNKKYADISKKHANTTIKNHFRKDNSSYHVIDYDPETGAVIAKKTHQGFSDESAWARGQAWALYGYTMMYRETKDKAYLNQARKVAKYILNHKNMPADLIPVWDYDYDKVPADSKIYSQRDLRDVSAGALFASALMELSSYTKGKESTNYFKKAETMLKNLSSDTYFAKQGENGGFILKHSVGALPLNSEIDVPLTYADYYYVEALVRYQRLLAGEPLIKE